From a region of the Rhinopithecus roxellana isolate Shanxi Qingling chromosome 8, ASM756505v1, whole genome shotgun sequence genome:
- the RPTN gene encoding repetin yields the protein MAQLLSSILSVIEVFHKYAKEKGDCTLLCKEELKQLLLAEFGDILQRPNDPETVETILNLLDQDRDGHVDFHEYLLLVFQLVQACYRKLDNKSYGGRTSQQERGQERAQDHKFPGNTGTQHRQRHKEERQNSHHSQSERQDRDSHHGQPERQDRDSQHSQPERQDRDSPHSQPERQDRDSHNGQPKRQDRDSHHSQPERQDRDSHHGQPGRQDRDSHHGQPERQDRDSHHNQSERQDKDFSFDQSERQSQDSSSGSGKKVSHKSTRGQTKWQGHIFALNGCEKPVQDSHYGQAERLAQQCETFGQDSRFNRTNQQKSGSYCGQSGRLGQELGCGQTDRQDQRYHYGQTDRQDHSSHYGQMDRQGQSSHCNQKDRQGQSSHYGQTNRQGQCYHYGQTDRQGQSSHYSQPDRQGQSFHYGQTDRQGQSSHYGQPDRQGQSSHYGQTDRQNQSSHYSQPDRQGQSSHYGQTDRQGQSFHYSQTDRQGQSSHYGQTDRQGQSSHYGQPDRQSQSSHYGQTNRQDQSSHYGQTDRQSQSSHYGQTDRQDQSSHYGQMDRQGQSSHYSQTDRQGQSSHYSQMDRQGQSSHYGQTDRQGQSSHYGQPDRQSQSSHYGQTNRQGQSSHYGQTDREGQSSHYGQTDRQGQSSHYGQTNRQGQCYHYGQTDRQGQSSHYSQTDRQGQSSHYGQTDRQGQSYHYGQTDREGQSSRYVQSQTGEIQGQNKYFQGTEGTRKASYVEQSGRSGRLSQQTPGQEEYQNQGQGFQSRDSQENSHQVWEPEEDSQHHQHKLLAHIQQERPLCHKGRDWQSCSNEQGHRQAKTRQSHGEGQSHWAEEEQGHQSWDRHSHEGQKGPCGTQDRQTPEDEQNHERRDRQTPEDEQNHQRQDRQIHEDEQNHQRRDRQTHEDEQNHQRRDRQIHEDEQNHQRRDRQTHEDEQNHQRRDRQTHEDEQNHQRRDRQTHEDEQNHQRRDRQTHEDEQNHQRRDRQTHEDEQNHQRRDRQTHEDEQNHQRRDRQTHEDEQNHQRRDRQTHEDGQNSQRRDGQTHEEDQNHQQQHNRQNYEEKERYQGSQNQKSQVTQRSCPNREKFHMNEDDQSQDSQKRHTEPSFYPTQISGRPQSREQHGHPTKAATVPNPLYDYVQEQKSYRY from the exons ATGGCTCAACTCCTGAGTAGCATACTCAGTGTGATCGAGGTGTTCCACAAATATGCCAAAGAGAAAGGGGACTGCACCTTACTATGCAAGGAGGAGTTGAAACAACTGCTCTTGGCTGAGTTTGGAGACATCCTCCAG AGACCAAATGACCCAGAGACTGTGGAAACCATCTTGAACCTCTTAGATCAAGACCGAGATGGACATGTTGATTTTCATGAGTACCTCTTGTTGGTGTTCCAGTTGGTCCAAGCCTGCTATCGTAAGCTAGACAATAAGTCATATGGAGGCAGGACCTCGCAGCAAGAAAGGGGGCAGGAAAGAGCACAAGACCATAAGTTCCCAGGAAACACAGGTACACAACACAGACAGAGGCACAAGGAAGAAAGGCAGAACTCCCACCACAGTCAGTCTGAGAGACAAGACAGAGATTCCCACCATGGTCAGCCTGAGAGACAAGACAGAGATTCTCAGCACAGTCAGCCTGAGAGACAAGACAGAGATTCTCCCCACAGTCAGCCTGAGAGACAAGACAGAGATTCCCACAATGGTCAGCCTAAGAGACAAGACAGAGATTCCCACCACAGTCAGCCTGAAAGACAAGACAGAGATTCCCACCACggtcagcctgggagacaagacaGAGATTCCCACCACGGTCAGCCTGAGAGACAAGACAGAGATTCTCACCACAATCAGTCTGAGAGACAAGACAAGGATTTCAGCTTTGATCAGTCAGAGAGACAAAGTCAAGACTCCAGCTCTGGCTCTGGTAAAAAAGTGAGTCACAAATCTACCAGGGGCCAGACTAAATGGCAGGGACATATCTTTGCCTTAAATGGGTGTGAAAAACCAGTTCAGGATTCTCATTATGGTCAGGCTGAAAGacttgcacaacagtgtgaaacATTTGGACAAGACTCTCGCTTTAACCGAACAAATCAACAGAAATCAGGCTCTTATTGTGGACAGTCTGGGAGGCTGGGTCAGGAATTAGGCTGTGGTCAGACGGACAGACAAGACCAGCGTTATCATTATggtcagacagacagacaagacCATAGTTCCCACTACGGTCAGATGGACAGACAAGGCCAGAGTTCCCACTGCAATCAGAAGGACAGACAAGGCCAGAGTTCCCACTATGGTCAGACAAACAGACAAGGCCAGTGTTATCATTATggtcagacagacagacaaggcCAGAGTTCCCACTACAGTCAACCAGACAGACAAGGCCAGAGTTTCCACTATggtcagacagacagacaaggcCAGAGTTCCCACTATGGTCAGCCAGACAGACAAGGCCAAAGTTCTCATTATggtcagacagacagacaaaaccAGAGTTCCCACTACAGTCAGCCAGACAGACAAGGCCAAAGTTCTCACTATggtcagacagacagacaaggcCAGAGTTTCCACTATAGTCAGACGGACAGACAAGGCCAAAGTTCCCACTATGGTCAGACGGACAGACAAGGCCAGAGTTCCCACTATGGTCAGCCAGACAGACAAAGCCAGAGTTCCCACTATGGTCAGACAAATAGACAAGACCAGAGTTCCCACTATggtcagacagacagacaaagcCAGAGTTCCCACTATggtcagacagacagacaagacCAGAGTTCCCACTACGGTCAGATGGACAGACAAGGCCAGAGTTCCCACTACAGTCAGACGGACAGACAAGGCCAGAGTTCCCACTACAGTCAGATGGACAGACAAGGCCAAAGTTCCCACTATggtcagacagacagacaaggcCAGAGTTCCCACTATGGTCAGCCAGACAGACAAAGCCAGAGTTCCCACTATGGTCAGACAAATAGACAAGGCCAGAGTTCCCACTATGGTCAGACAGACAGAGAAGGCCAGAGTTCCCACTATggtcagacagacagacaaggcCAGAGTTCCCACTATGGTCAGACGAACAGACAAGGCCAGTGTTATCATTATggtcagacagacagacaaggcCAGAGTTCCCACTACAGTCAGACGGACAGACAAGGGCAGAGTTCCCATTATggtcagacagacagacaaggcCAGAGTTATCATTATGGTCAGACAGACAGAGAAGGCCAGAGTTCCCGCTATGTTCAATCACAGACTGGGGAAATACAAGGGCAAAATAAGTACTTCCAAGGGACTGAAGGAACAAGAAAAGCCTCTTACGTTGAGCAATCAGGAAGATCAGGGAGGCTAAGTCAACAGACTCCAGGACAGGAAGAGTACCAAAACCAGGGACAGGGATTCCAGTCTAGGGACTCACAGGAGAACAGCCACCAGGTATGGGAGCCTGAAGAGGATAGCCAACACCACCAACACAAACTCTTAGCACACATCCAACAAGAAAGACCACTTTGTCACAAAGGGAGAGACTGGCAATCGTGCAGTAATGAGCAGGGCCACAGACAGGCCAAGACCAGGCAGAGTCATGGCGAGGGGCAGAGCCACTGGGCAGAGGAAGAGCAGGGCCATCAAAGTTGGGATAGACACAGTCATGAGGGTCAGAAAGGTCCATGTGGGACACAGGACAGGCAAACCCCTGAAGATGAGCAGAACCATGAGAGACGAGACAGACAAACCCCTGAAGATGAGCAGAACCACCAGAGACAAGACAGgcaaatccatgaagatgagcaGAACCACCAGAGACGAGACCGACAAACCCATGAAGATGAGCAGAACCACCAGAGACGAGACAGgcaaatccatgaagatgagcaGAACCACCAGAGACGAGACAGGCAAACCCATGAAGATGAGCAGAACCACCAGAGACGAGACAGGCAAACCCATGAAGATGAGCAGAACCACCAGAGACGAGACCGGCAAACCCATGAAGATGAGCAGAACCACCAGAGACGAGACCGACAAACCCATGAAGATGAGCAGAACCACCAGAGACGAGACAGGCAAACCCATGAAGATGAGCAGAACCACCAGAGACGAGACAGGCAAACCCATGAAGATGAGCAGAACCATCAGAGACGAGACAGGCAAACCCATGAAGATGAGCAGAACCACCAGAGACGAGACAGACAAACCCATGAAGATGGGCAGAACAGTCAAAGACGAGATGGGCAAACCCATGAAGAGGATCAAAACCATCAGCAACAACATAATAGACAAAACTATGAGGAGAAAGAGAGGTATCAAGGATC